The DNA window tgaaatgaaagaccTTGGAAAACCAAAGTATTGTCCAAGTTGCAAAccgaacaaaaagaatgtggaatatttgttcatcaGTCAAATTATATAGAAAATGTcattaaacgttttaatatggataaatcaaatcctttaagtactccaatggttgttagatcattaaatataGAAAATGATTCATTACGTCCAAGTGAAGAAGATGAAGTTATTTTTGGTCCAAAAttaccatatctaagtgttaTTGATATCTTTACGTGTCTTGCAAATTGTACAAGATCTGATATATATTTTGTTGTAAATTTATTGGCCAGATTTAGCTCATATCTAACAAAGAGATACTGGAacagaattaaacatatattccgttatctatgAGAAACGACAGACTTGAGACTTAAGCACATGAATCCAGGACCTCCAGGCTTAAGCACCTAGATTCTTAAAGTATTGGTACCAGTTGGACTAGTACTCagttatttttggattattttcaaaaaatttataaataagtctctcaatttgtgaaaaagatatacaattgaatgaaattttttttataaaatgtgatgtttaatatattttgtgagcgtggtattttattttttaccgtaaatttttatttttaactttaCAAACATTTAATTTAAGACAAAAAGTTTTTAATCTTTTCCACATATATTTCACATTAGCGATAATTGTAATTTGACCAACTATAACACTTTAAAATCGGCAATTGACTTAATCTGGTAATCTTGAATTTCGGAATTCCCAAACAATGCACGTAAAAGTTATTGTCAAATaagaaacaataaaaaaaaaaaggttaaaTAGAAAATGTCAATGCACAGTGAATGATTGGCATTATTGATCCAAATTGGCTTGCGAAAGATAAAAGGAGGAAAacaaataataaagaaaaaagaaaacaaatataatatatacattATTGAATCGAAAGGTTGAGGCCACGTTCACTTGGCTAAGGGCCAATTACCATCACAAGTTCTCTACGGACGGTTGACTTGCCTATCTAAACGGCTCACAAGCCATTATTGATTCTTCAATGTAGCCCCCACACCCTTTTCCAACATTTCAACTAGTTCTTTAAAGAAAGATTAGTACCTTTTGATTTTGTTTAATTTTACCCACTGACAATATATTAAAGGAATATAATTactattatattttaaactgaGATATTGATATCAGATGAACTAAATCAGatgtatattataatataatagtaAAAGATGACGACTAAATCATTATATTCGTACAGTTGAGGGTGGATATTAATTAATTCATTCGATTAATGCATTTGATATTATAAAATCACAATTAATAGTATTTTTTTGGTTCGGAACAAAAGATATAAAAGCCAATATAAATTTACATATAATCTTCTAGTACCTTTAATTCCTAAAGTCTTATGAATTACATATTTTTCGTAGAAAACTCTGTTTAACTTAAAATATTGACTCAATTCAAATTCTATCAAACCAATCTCTGTCACGACTTGAACCAAAAATCTTGTTTCCAAAAAAATGAAATCATTTACTACTAAATAAAAAAGACTATGTACACTAACCTCCCCAAAATTAGGAGCTTTTAACTCCTGATCCAACGTCCCCACAGGCCACCTTGGATATCCATTTCAACTCAcaaatgattaatttttgtAATAAGTAccgacataattttttttttttttaaaaagcagATAtagtgtgagacggtctcacgaatctttatctgtgaaacggtaTCACGATAAAAATttatactcttaacataaaaagtaatattttttcatggatgacccaaataagagatccgtctcacaaaatacgacccgtgaaaccgtctcacacaagtttttgtcaaaaatatcTTATAAACGGTTTCACAGTTTTTTTTATCTGTGCGACGAGTTATTtgttaaaaacaatattttttgcacgaaaaattatatatttttacgaGTTAGGTCAAAATCACAAATTTTACTATAAAAAAATAAGACATAATAACCATGGTTTGGATTTTAGTTACGTATGATTTCTCTTAACCATGATTAGATGATGTTATTAAAGCATGACTCTAGGCCTTCCCTCAGGACACAAAAATAATCCCACCACGTCCTTCGGCTTTGTTTCATTCTCCACAAAGCCGGAAAGCTTCTTCTGCAGGCAATCCTCCGAAGGTCTGTCTCCTCAATTCTCGCTTTTGTGacttcttttttttcatttttcaacgAAGATCAAAGCCTTTTTTCCTGTGATATATACGTTCTTAGTTTATACAATCGATATCTTTAAAATTGATTTTGGTGTGTGTTGATAAATAATCCACTGTTTGATCCGTTTACAGCGGTTGAttcatcaaatatatatatttgtttattaAAATTGTTGAGAACTGTATCTGTATGATGATCCCCCTTCGTAGGATGTACAGAACATATTTGTGTGGGAATGTACAGATTCGATAGATGAAAAGGATGGTTAAGTCGGTTGGGTTAATTTGTGTATTAATTTAGTTATGAAATTTTGCAGAAAGAGGAAATGGCAAAGGACACATTTGAGGAAGCCATTGCAGGCCTGCAGAAGCTTCTCAGGTATTGCCACTTTCTGACTTTTTTCTTGGGACTTTCACCTCAGTTTGTCAATTTcggtgtttatttatttattttttaataaaaacataaaataaaattgataaatattacttcatgttttaaatttttttaaataatgctaaaaatataataaatataacgTATATTGATATTTACAATAGAGATTTtgataaatcaaaatttttgtatttaattttttgtgtTGTTACTAATTtggttttatatataaattaatcttaaataatagtaatttttttaatttaagaagATAATGTTTTTAATTTTCCATTGACCGGACAAACTAGTTGGTCAATCATGTTCGCCACTTGTGTATCAATTaagtttattatttaaaacatattaataatacaaaacaaaataattttttaaataatatcattattaaataaacttgaaatttttaataaaaaaatatatataaacatgtaatataTGAATTTGAGTTTTACAACAGCGAGGGTCATTTCCCAGAGATATTGGGTGTTTCTGACGCAATACACGGTACAAAATATTTATcggataaattattaaatatatttgaatgatttGGAATGAAACATATTGAATTGCtttaattatgttttgttaAAATATTCAAATACATCCAGACACGATATTCCCATTTTCTTTGACTTATATCTATCTGTATgatgaatatattattataatattatgtcAGTTTAAGCCAATATTATAGTGTAATATCGGCAGGATAATTATTAACTTTAAAAAATAAGAGTAAATAATCGAAAGAATTTGGGACCGGTTTCGAGGTTTAATCTAGTTGTAATGACTCTAACATTGGGCTCCATCTTTGGCGGCTCGGGGTGCGAGCTGGATTAGTTACGGTCTTTTGTTTTTTCAACTGCAGTGAGAAAGGTGAGTTGGAGGGCGTGGCCGCCGCAAAGCTGAGGCAGCTGACGGAGGAGTTGGAGGGTGGCGCAGCCGTGAAGCACTCTCATCCGGATGAGAGGATACGGGCTGGGTTCCATTATTTCAAGAAAGATAAATACGAGTAAGTACACCAACCAATAATTGGATGATCacacaattaaaaaaatatgcataaagTTTCGTACTTATTGCAAAGGTTTTGGCACCTAATCCGCAGAAAGGGGAGATTCTCGGAATGTGCCCTATTCACTTTCGATCATGTtggaataaaatataaatcaagaGACAAATTTAGTTCTTTTTTTGGCAGCAAAATGACTGGGAACATGGGTTTTAACATTGTTTCAAGGATAGacaaaattatatgtttatCGTCGATGTCCATTCATTACAAATTCAATACCATATCCGGAAAGAAGAACATTTGTAGTAGTTGTTAATGACCACTATATGACCAACGGTGGAGTCACGAATATGTCTCTACTAAagttagaattttaaactctaaaatcttttaatattttaaattgatctactcgaactaatatcaaattaatccaatatttacaaataattgttttaaaaaaaaaattggctccgCCAATGACCATCTCTATATATAATTTGCTATTCTACTTGCACAGGAGGAATCCTGAGCTGTATGGACAACTTGCGAAAGGCCAAAGTCCCAAGGTGAAAATTACAATATCAATAGTATTATTGGATGTGAGATTCATTGAACTTGGGCATTGACTAATcgatatatattaattaataaacacGCAGTTCTTGGTATTTGCCTGCTCCGACTCCCGAGTGTGCCCTTCCCACATCCTAAATTTCCAACCAGGGGAGGCCTTTATTGTCCGAAACATCGCTAACATGGTCCCACCATTTGACAAGGTAAGCTAAACCTATTCCATTAGAGCATGTACAGTGGTGTCTCATGTTGATGATGAGACTGTTGATAATTTGTAATGTGGTAGACGATGTtggaatattaatttttttattttaatttaatttttaaatattttatttatttttttgtttttaaaatatttaaaacagcCAGATCAATCTGGTCATtcacaatttttaaataaattaaaaagagttgttaAGCTTCGAACATCATCGCACGGATAATTCCGAGCGCTGCTTCCTCGCCCATTTGGGGAGATACGCGAGCACTCATCGTGTGTCTTCTGCGCCCCCTGCTGTACATGCTCTTAAGTATTACGTACTATATATGTTatcaataaataaatcaaaataattatattttgaaaagagaaaaaaattcaaacctaAATAATTGAGGTAAACAAACctcgaatacgaatatggaaaaaaaattcCCCAGCCAGTTTATTCTGTTTTATTTccttttgaaaatataaatgaattggaattaatttgtacacatatttttcaaataaatagTCAACGTATTTAGATAATTGAATCAACTCATCTAAATTCCATTCGGTAAGTAaacattattttgattttagcaaaaaaaaaataaaatttgtgcgTCCCTACGAAAGTTTggaataaaatttgaaaacattaaGATTTAAGATTAAAAGTTATAGTTAGTGCCAATAAATAAATGTTTACTTCTTAATCAATTGCAGACGAAGTATTCTGGAATGGGAGCGGCCATTGAATATGCAGTGGTGCACCTAAAGGTGATTATAATATTCTTTCCTCTTTCGATCTGGCTAACTTTAAATTTCAGGCATCGAATGTAATAACATTCTTATGAGTAAAAACCATTTGTTTTAGGAAACCTCTTTTTTGTCAAATGTTTCACAAGCTTGCTAACTAAACTAAGCaccttttatattgtttttttttaatgataattGTGATTATTTCATTTTCGATAACCTTAAATAATGGATTGTTGAATTTGTGACCTTATTTAGGTGGAGACTATTTTGGTAATTGGACATAGCTGCTGTGGAGGGATAAAGGGGCTTATGTCCATTCCTGATGATGGAACGACTCAAAGGTTAAAGCTTTTCCAATATATATCGTAATCCTTTTGTTATTTGCTTTTGGCTCTATTACACTACATGTCTTTCACTTCCTTTTATTTTCTCCCCACAAGGCTACTGCCACTTTAATATCTTTTGTCATGTAACGTTGCAATCTAGCTCAAATAATAATTCATGTCACAAATTATTATATATCTTTATTCTTTATAAAGACATCCACAATCTCatagatatagatataaatAGAGATATATGTTTTGTGaaacacaaaaactcttgtgagacggtctaatGAGTCAATgttgtgaaaaaatattactttttattgtaaatataagtATAGTTGACCCGTTTCACGAATAAAAATTTGTAAGATTATCTCAAGAGACTTACTATTTGTGAAAAGAAGTATTGACggaaaaatatttacgaaacAACTTGCATATTTAGCCTGAAGTCTTGAAAGTTGAAAAAGTTGCATACAAAATTTGAATGTTTGTTAGTTCTCGACCATTTCTGTAGTTGGCAAATTCACCAACATTGTGAGAATATGCATGCAGTGACTTTATAGAAGAGTGGGTCGCCATTTGCAAGGACGCCAAGTCCAAAGTGACAACAGAATGGAAAGATTTGGATGTCCATGAACAGCACACACAGCTTGAGAAGGTAAAAATTCAAgcactatttcatttttttctgttCCAATATTATTagtgaaaatattcatcaaatttttatttaaaattacgcTTTTTCGTGTACCAAACAGGAGGCAGTGAATGTATCGCTGGCGAACCTGCTAACCTACCCATATGTAAACGAAGGCGTAGTGAAGAAAACCCTATTGTTGAAGGGAGCGCACTATGATTTCGTGAAAGGTTCATTTGAGTCCTGGAATCTAGAGTCTTGAGAATCTCCTGTATCCATTTGAAGTTTGATTGTGTTTTCAATAACATACCGAATCTTGAATTCTCGTAATGTAAAATTGGTCAGTCTAGCCATGTCTAATTTGTGACTAGAATAATTCCAAGTTTCTTTGCTTCCCCATATATTTGGGGGAAGGTTTCTTGGTTTTGTGAAAGGTGTGTTAAGAGGACCATTGTTCCAAATTGTTGGTATCAATATTGAACTTTGAATTTGGGTCTTTAGTACAATATACTAGTCAGAATGTCAGATGAgctatattttgattatttaaagtAATTTCTTATTCAATTATATAGAAATTCAAAAAATGCATATCAGATCAGAGTTTTaaaatatgacaaaaacttgtgtgagatggtcttacgtgtcgtattttgtgagacatatctctcaTTTGGGTcaaccatgaaaaaatattattttttatgctaagagtattactttttattgtgaatatcggtagggttgacccgtctcatagataaatattcataagaccgtttcacaagagaacTTATCTTAAAATATTGCATATAGGCGGTGACCAATATCCATGTGTTGTAGTGACATAATCTTCTTTCAATAAATGAGATACTTGTATTTGTTAAAACAAAAACCGCATTATTATTGTGATAAAAGATAATATGTTCTGCAGCAATGGAATTGATTTTGAAGCCAAAGGGTAAGTTTGGATTAAAATATACCTTTTGACAATAATTAAAATGAACATCCTTTccacatttaattaatttaaaattaatgacaACCACTTCACTTGCCAAAATTTACGGGTAACAGAAGAGCCACTGTGGGTGGAGAAGTGTGGGTTGGGTCGTAGTGATGGGCCAATCACCCACGGCCCAAAGTCCACATAATTTATTCTCCCACAGCCCAACTTATATGTCTGTATTTTGTAACAGAGAATCTTTGTTTTAATCATTTGCTTCTCACTTGGATTTTCCAAGGCATATGTTTTTCTAGTCGCAACACATCAAAGGATCGTCAAGTTTTTAGTACCAAAATTCCCTCACTAAAATTTCATGACATTTTTACCGCGCActactttttttattttacaaattttatGGGAGATGGAGATGTAACCCAGCCGAGctcacttttgttttttatttttcaaaatatctaATTAGagctagggatgtaatcgagtcgaatGAGCCGAACTCTTGATTGTTTGAGTTGATCGAGCTGAACTCGAACTTTAACAAATATATTCATGACTCATTAACTTATTCGAGCTTAAAGCCGATCTTGTGTTAAACCCGCTCCGGTGGGACGAATGTTAACCCACTCAAGCGGGTCACAAGCGAGTCCAAGACGTGTATTGGGATTCGATGTAACCGCCATGAATCAAAGTAGAATATCTTTTATCGACTAATTTGCAATCAATTTGATGAAACACTGTAAATTTCATAGTCTGGTACGGATACTAGACCCATAATTcatatatgaaaattaatttcaCGTCTACTCGGATTTCACTTATAATTTAAATCCAATAACTTGGATATCAAAAatcttataaaaatatattttcaattttttttaacataacatccgattttgttTACAcaaaaaaacattatttacACCACATATGAACTGAATTATtagtatattttaattatatcttTATGTAATACTCAAATTTGTAcactaaaatttaaaattattctaTAGTTGGGTTAATCTATATTATATTAGGAgtatttattttatcattttaatataattaaatcatttaaatctttaatatatatatacattgatGATTCAAAAATTaacatttaataaataatccacgtgtaacaaaaaaaaataatctcTCTAATGGACCCTGGTTGCGGTCTTACGTGTTGTAAAATTATCTAGTACACCGAAATACAATTACTGTATTTCGTGCTATGCGGAAGAAGTGGAGGAGGGTGACCCCACTTCCCCAGAAATCTGGCCCTTTTTCCGGATTCTACGACAGTGGTGGCCCCCGCCCTCTTGCCAACGTTTCTTCTTCCTCTTATTGATTCTTTCCTTTGCTCCAGTATTAGTACTTCGtactattgatattgatttgttgtAACAAACGCCCCCCCACCATTCCACCCTCCAACCAAACTCTGACTATCATTATTCTTCCTTAATTCTTTTCTTCCACTCCTACCCACAACCTCATTTCTCTGCGATATtg is part of the Primulina tabacum isolate GXHZ01 chromosome 18, ASM2559414v2, whole genome shotgun sequence genome and encodes:
- the LOC142533123 gene encoding carbonic anhydrase 2-like, producing MAKDTFEEAIAGLQKLLSEKGELEGVAAAKLRQLTEELEGGAAVKHSHPDERIRAGFHYFKKDKYERNPELYGQLAKGQSPKFLVFACSDSRVCPSHILNFQPGEAFIVRNIANMVPPFDKTKYSGMGAAIEYAVVHLKVETILVIGHSCCGGIKGLMSIPDDGTTQSDFIEEWVAICKDAKSKVTTEWKDLDVHEQHTQLEKEAVNVSLANLLTYPYVNEGVVKKTLLLKGAHYDFVKGSFESWNLES